The following are encoded in a window of Armatimonadota bacterium genomic DNA:
- a CDS encoding ABC transporter permease, with the protein MLRYILTRLALTLPMLLVLLTVVFVILRVLPGDPCLALLGGRNVTLETLARCRAQLGLDRPLPVQYLDYLGDVARLDFGTSVRTGLPVTQELLLRLPATLELAVFGMLAATAIGVGTGLVAAVRRDRPADHLVRLFNIASFAMPVFWIGLMLLMLFAVRWRVLPAGGRLDPVAAAFFEPITHLYTVDTLLRGDLRLFLGALRHLVLPTLTLGLVVSGFIGRMTRTSMLEVLEREYVTVARAKGLPEPVVVRRHALRNALIPIVTVVGLQFALLMAGAILTETVYSWPGVARYLLEAISSRDFAAIQGAVVFIALFISAVNLAVDVLYARVDPRIRF; encoded by the coding sequence GTGCTGCGCTACATCCTCACCCGCCTGGCCCTCACCCTGCCTATGCTGCTGGTGCTGCTCACGGTCGTCTTCGTCATCCTGCGGGTGTTGCCGGGCGACCCGTGCCTGGCGCTGCTGGGCGGGCGCAACGTCACCCTGGAGACCCTGGCACGGTGCCGCGCCCAGCTCGGGCTCGACCGCCCCCTGCCGGTGCAGTACCTGGACTACCTCGGCGACGTGGCCCGACTGGACTTCGGCACCTCCGTCCGCACCGGGCTCCCGGTGACCCAGGAGCTGCTGCTGCGCCTTCCGGCCACGCTGGAGCTGGCGGTCTTCGGCATGCTCGCCGCCACCGCCATCGGGGTGGGGACGGGCCTCGTGGCCGCGGTCCGCCGCGACCGCCCCGCCGACCACCTGGTCCGCCTGTTCAACATCGCCTCCTTCGCCATGCCCGTCTTCTGGATCGGGCTCATGCTGCTGATGCTCTTCGCGGTGCGCTGGCGGGTGCTGCCGGCGGGGGGCCGCCTGGACCCGGTGGCCGCCGCCTTCTTCGAGCCGATCACCCACCTCTACACGGTGGACACGCTGCTGCGCGGGGACCTGCGCCTGTTTCTCGGCGCCCTGCGCCACCTGGTGCTCCCGACGCTCACGCTCGGGCTGGTCGTGTCGGGGTTCATCGGGCGGATGACCCGCACGAGCATGCTGGAGGTGCTGGAGCGCGAGTACGTCACCGTGGCCCGGGCCAAGGGGTTGCCCGAGCCGGTGGTGGTCCGCCGCCACGCCCTGCGCAACGCCCTCATCCCCATCGTCACGGTGGTGGGGCTCCAGTTCGCCCTGCTGATGGCCGGGGCCATCCTCACCGAGACGGTCTACTCCTGGCCCGGGGTGGCCCGCTACCTGCTGGAGGCGATCTCCTCGCGAGACTTCGCCGCCATCCAGGGCGCCGTGGTCTTCATCGCGCTGTTCATCTCGGCGGTCAACCTGGCGGTGGACGTCCTCTACGCCCGGGTGGACCCGCGCATCCGCTTCTGA
- a CDS encoding ABC transporter permease translates to MRRVRRAPVPPGRRVRHPVRRGYLLVGGAAIVALVVLVTLAAPVLAPYDPTAPTGADRLQPPSPAHPMGTDQLQRDVLSRVLYGGRVPLLVAALSVAISLSAGTALGWVAGAAGGGLDRVLSLVMDAIYSFPALILAIAIVAMLGPGLTNMTAAIAFVYVPAYFRVARAQVLVVREQEFVEAARAVGASGSRVLLRHIAPNTLSAVMTVPSFNIADAILTEAALAFLGFGLPPPTPDWGFDIQNGQKFLQAGYWWLITFPGLMIILLSLGFGMLGEGLADRLSPRRRRAVE, encoded by the coding sequence ATGCGCCGGGTCCGCCGCGCGCCGGTGCCCCCGGGCCGCCGCGTGCGCCACCCGGTCCGCCGCGGGTACCTGCTCGTGGGCGGCGCGGCCATCGTCGCCCTGGTGGTGCTGGTGACGCTGGCCGCCCCCGTCCTGGCCCCCTACGACCCCACGGCCCCGACGGGCGCGGACCGCCTCCAGCCCCCGTCGCCGGCCCACCCCATGGGGACGGACCAGCTGCAGCGCGACGTGCTGAGCCGGGTGCTGTACGGGGGGCGCGTCCCGCTCCTGGTGGCGGCGCTCTCGGTGGCCATCTCGCTGAGCGCGGGGACGGCGCTCGGGTGGGTGGCCGGGGCCGCCGGCGGCGGGCTGGATCGGGTCCTCTCCCTGGTGATGGACGCGATCTACTCCTTCCCCGCCCTCATCCTGGCCATCGCCATCGTGGCCATGCTGGGCCCGGGGCTGACCAACATGACGGCGGCCATCGCCTTCGTCTACGTCCCGGCCTACTTCCGGGTGGCGCGGGCGCAGGTGCTGGTGGTGCGGGAGCAGGAGTTCGTCGAGGCGGCGCGGGCGGTGGGGGCCTCCGGCAGCCGCGTGCTCCTGCGGCACATCGCCCCCAACACCCTGAGCGCGGTGATGACCGTCCCTTCCTTCAACATCGCCGACGCCATCCTCACCGAAGCGGCGCTGGCCTTCCTGGGCTTCGGGCTGCCGCCTCCCACGCCGGACTGGGGCTTCGACATCCAGAACGGCCAGAAGTTCCTGCAGGCGGGCTACTGGTGGCTCATTACCTTCCCCGGCCTGATGATCATCCTCCTCTCCCTGGGGTTCGGGATGCTGGGGGAAGGGCTGGCCGACCGGCTCAGCCCCCGCCGGCGCCGCGCCGTCGAGTAG
- a CDS encoding ABC transporter substrate-binding protein, which yields MTASRLCAVLLVAGLVVVLGAPASRAPAATPRDTLVLGTTDKITELSPENSYDYWTWHVFAQVSEALVQFKPGTTDIVGQLAESWQVSDDGLTYTFKLRRGVTFTDGTPFDAAAVKFSLERALKLDGPEGGVGLIKNIRLPVEVVDATTVRIRLRERDATFLARMTHGVAPAHVFSPRSTPANEFAKGRFAGTGPYRLAQYVPDQRTVYEAYRGYWGPAPKSRRVITVFLADASALAAAVESGQVDVGFRTFNPEDLRRLQQSPRVTVIRGPSLSVRYIVFNVTVKPFDDVRVRRAVALALDRDRIVRNVFGGLNTALYSMVPPGLWSHVEAFPRRNLEQARALLREAGYSSGRKLALTLWLTPVRYGNTEPDAGAVVKRAIEETGLATVEIKTQEWATYTKSMAAGQFGMFFLGWFPDFVDPDNFLAPWLIESPESLGTFLNKATSARDKQYAQQFRQLLTEAKQTTDRARRTQLYQQTQRLLAESAILVPMWTNNLQAFAVAQKNVTGIQLSPDMQFRTWTIGKQ from the coding sequence ATGACCGCATCACGCCTGTGTGCCGTCCTGCTGGTGGCGGGGCTCGTGGTCGTCCTGGGGGCGCCGGCGTCCCGGGCGCCCGCAGCCACGCCGCGCGACACGCTGGTCCTGGGAACCACCGACAAGATCACCGAGCTCTCTCCGGAGAACTCCTACGACTACTGGACCTGGCACGTCTTCGCGCAGGTCTCGGAGGCGCTCGTGCAGTTCAAACCCGGGACCACGGACATCGTGGGGCAGCTGGCGGAGTCCTGGCAGGTCTCCGATGACGGGCTCACCTACACCTTCAAGCTGCGCCGCGGGGTGACGTTCACCGACGGGACACCCTTCGACGCCGCGGCCGTGAAGTTCTCGCTGGAGCGCGCCCTCAAGCTGGACGGCCCCGAGGGCGGCGTCGGGCTGATCAAGAACATCCGCTTGCCCGTCGAGGTCGTCGACGCCACGACGGTGCGCATCCGGCTGCGCGAGCGGGACGCCACCTTCCTGGCGCGCATGACCCACGGGGTGGCGCCCGCCCACGTCTTCAGCCCCCGCTCCACCCCGGCCAACGAGTTCGCCAAGGGGCGCTTCGCCGGCACCGGACCGTACCGGCTGGCCCAGTACGTGCCGGACCAGCGGACGGTCTACGAGGCCTACCGCGGCTACTGGGGCCCCGCCCCCAAGAGCCGTCGGGTCATCACCGTCTTCCTGGCCGACGCCTCGGCCCTGGCCGCCGCCGTCGAGTCGGGGCAGGTGGACGTCGGGTTCCGCACCTTCAACCCGGAGGACCTGCGGCGGCTGCAGCAGAGCCCCCGGGTGACCGTCATCCGCGGCCCCAGCCTCTCGGTGCGCTACATCGTCTTCAACGTCACGGTGAAACCCTTCGACGACGTCCGCGTCCGCCGCGCCGTGGCGCTGGCGCTGGACCGCGACCGCATCGTGCGCAACGTCTTCGGCGGCCTCAACACTGCGCTCTACAGCATGGTGCCGCCAGGGCTGTGGAGCCACGTGGAGGCCTTCCCGCGCCGCAACCTGGAGCAGGCCCGGGCGCTGCTGCGCGAGGCCGGCTACAGCTCCGGCCGCAAGCTCGCCCTCACCCTGTGGCTCACCCCGGTCCGCTACGGTAACACCGAGCCGGACGCGGGCGCGGTGGTGAAGCGGGCCATCGAGGAGACGGGCCTGGCCACGGTGGAGATCAAGACGCAGGAGTGGGCCACCTACACGAAGTCGATGGCCGCCGGGCAGTTCGGCATGTTCTTCCTGGGGTGGTTCCCGGACTTCGTCGACCCCGACAACTTCCTGGCCCCCTGGCTCATCGAGTCGCCGGAGAGCCTGGGCACCTTCCTCAACAAGGCCACCAGCGCGCGGGACAAGCAGTACGCGCAGCAGTTCCGCCAGCTCCTCACCGAGGCCAAGCAGACCACCGACCGGGCTCGGCGCACCCAGCTCTACCAGCAGACCCAGCGGCTGCTGGCCGAGTCGGCCATCCTGGTGCCGATGTGGACGAACAACCTGCAGGCCTTCGCGGTCGCGCAGAAGAACGTCACCGGCATCCAGCTGAGCCCGGACATGCAGTTCCGCACCTGGACGATCGGCAAGCAGTAG